The following are from one region of the Flavobacteriales bacterium genome:
- a CDS encoding TerB family tellurite resistance protein: MAKFVKYLGGGLGWAFGGPIGGLFGYFMGSMIDNALSGEDTETGTRSSGRTTPGDFGASLLVLSAAVMKADGKVLKSELSFVKDFYRNQFGAAQTNEQMAMLKELLKQDIPLQDVCLQIKANMDYSARLQMMHYLFGIARADGNVDNSEIDVIVTIARFMGIRPMDFESIKAMFVKSVDGDFKVLELDPNCTDDELKKAYRKMAVKFHPDKVSHLGDDHQKAAKEKFQKITDAHENIKKQRGLK; the protein is encoded by the coding sequence ATGGCGAAATTCGTAAAGTATTTAGGAGGAGGTTTGGGATGGGCATTTGGTGGTCCTATAGGTGGTCTGTTTGGCTATTTCATGGGTTCTATGATAGACAATGCACTTTCTGGTGAAGATACGGAAACTGGAACCAGAAGTAGCGGGCGAACAACTCCAGGTGATTTTGGCGCTAGTTTATTGGTTTTATCTGCAGCGGTAATGAAAGCAGATGGGAAAGTCTTAAAAAGTGAACTGTCGTTTGTAAAAGACTTTTATCGTAATCAATTCGGTGCTGCTCAAACAAATGAGCAGATGGCTATGCTCAAAGAACTTCTTAAACAAGACATCCCTTTACAAGATGTTTGTTTACAGATAAAGGCCAATATGGATTATTCAGCTAGACTACAAATGATGCATTACTTGTTTGGTATAGCTAGGGCCGATGGAAATGTAGATAATAGTGAAATAGACGTAATAGTAACTATTGCTCGATTCATGGGGATAAGGCCAATGGATTTCGAGTCTATCAAAGCAATGTTTGTGAAAAGCGTTGATGGAGATTTTAAGGTGCTTGAATTAGATCCTAATTGTACAGATGATGAATTAAAAAAGGCATACCGTAAAATGGCCGTTAAATTTCACCCCGATAAGGTAAGTCATTTAGGAGATGATCATCAGAAGGCTGCTAAAGAGAAGTTTCAGAAAATAACGGATGCCCATGAAAATATTAAAAAGCAAAGAGGGCTTAAATGA